One genomic region from Populus nigra chromosome 8, ddPopNigr1.1, whole genome shotgun sequence encodes:
- the LOC133700836 gene encoding uncharacterized protein LOC133700836, whose product MASVENDDGTVKYGIVGVGMMGREHLINLYHLRSQNVGVVAIADPHVPSQQLAVELAQSFGWHLEVFSGHRELLDSGLCDVVVVSSPNMTHYGILMDIISHPKPHHVLVEKPLCTTVADCKKVVDAARRRTDMLVQVGLEYRYMPPVAKLIEVVRGGAVGQVKMVAIREHRFPFLVKVDNWNRFNANTGGTLVEKCCHFFDLMKLFAGANPVRVMASGAIDVNHKDEVYDGKVPDIIDNAYVIVEFDNGSRGMLDLCMFAEGSKNEQEISVVGDIGKGEAFVPESLVRFGTRVAGRDGVQTLKAEDRRIKYDGLHHGSSYLEHLTFLSAVRAKGEKAPAVDLQDGLISVAIGVAAQLSIEKGQFVTIQEVMDEHYG is encoded by the exons aTGGCTTCAGTCGAGAATGATGATGGTACAGTGAAGTACGGAATCGTAGGAGTGGGAATGATGGGGAGAGAACACCTCATCAATCTCTACCATCTTCGCAGTCAAAACGTTGGCGTTGTTGCCATAGCTGATCCTCATGTTCCCTCCCAACAACTAGCTGTTGAATTAGCCCAATCATTTGGTTGGCATCTCGAg GTATTTTCAGGGCACCGAGAGTTACTGGACAGCGGACTTTGTGATGTGGTGGTTGTGTCCAGTCCAAACATGACTCATTATGGAATCCTCATGGACATTATTAGCCACCCAAAACCCCATCATGTTCTAGTGGAGAAGCCGTTGTGCACCACTGTTGCTGATTGCAAGAAGGTAGTTGATGCTGCTAGAAGGAGGACAGACATGCTCGTGCAGGTTGGACTGGAGTATAGATACATGCCACCGGTTGCTAAATTGATTGAAGTTGTAAGGGGTGGAGCCGTTGGGCAAGTGAAAATGGTGGCAATCAGGGAACATCGGTTTCCTTTCCTGGTTAAG GTTGACAATTGGAACCGGTTCAATGCTAACACAGGGGGTACTCTGGTGGAGAAGTGCTGCCATTTCTTTGATTTAATGAAGCTGTTCGCGGGTGCGAATCCTGTTCGAGTTATGGCTTCTGGAGCTATAGATGTTAATCACAAGGATGAAGTATATGATGGGAAG GTACCAGATATCATTGACAATGCATATGTTATTGTTGAGTTTGACAATGGTTCCCGAGGGATGCTTGACCTTTGCATGTTTGCTGAAGGCAGTAAAAACGAGCAAGAAATATCTGTTGTTGGTGATATAGGAAAG GGGGAGGCCTTTGTCCCAGAGAGTTTAGTGCGTTTTGGTACTCGCGTGGCAGGAAGGGATGGTGTACAAACATTGAAAGCCGAGGATCGCCGAATTAA ATATGATGGACTGCATCATGGATCCAGCTATTTGGAACACCTTACCTTCTTGTCTGCAGTTCGAGCAAAAGGTGAAAAAGCTCCTGCAGTGGATTTGCAAGATGGGTTGATTTCAGTTGCTATTGGAGTTGCAGCACAGCTTTCCATTGAGAAGGGCCAATTTGTCACAATTCAGGAAGTCATGGATGAACATTATGGCTAA
- the LOC133702221 gene encoding DNA mismatch repair protein MSH4 isoform X1, which produces MEDDTGVKSSIVIGLIENRAKEVGMAGFDLRSASLHLSQYSETSSSCQNTKSLLQFYDPVVVVVPPNKYAPDGMVGISELVLMACGCFDDTKGAVLVKNLAAKEPSAHGLDAYYKQYYLCLSTAAATIKWTEAEKGVIVTNHPLLVNAPSLSLSGPFFLLRNAYHCSLRIFTSVQYAQF; this is translated from the exons ATGGAAGACGATACGGGAGTGAAATCGAGCATTGTGATCGGCCTCATAGAGAACAGAGCCAAAGAG GTTGGAATGGCTGGTTTTGATTTACGGTCAGCCTCACTGCATCTTTCTCAGTATAGTGAAACTAGCAGCTCGTGTCAGAATACAAAATCTTTGCTCCAATTTTATGATCCTGTGGTCGTCGTTGTTCCTCCTAATAAATATGCACCTGATGGTATGGTCGGAATTTCAGAGCTG GTTCTAATGGCCTGTGGTTGCTTTGATGACACCAAG GGTGCTGTACTGGTTAAAAATCTAGCCGCCAAAGAGCCTTCAGCTCATGGTTTGGATGCTTACTACAAGCAATATTATCTCTGCTTATCTACTGCTGCAGCTACAATCAAGTG GACAGAAGCAGAGAAAGGAGTCATCGTCACCAACCACCCATTGTTGGTAAAtgccccctctctttctctctccggACCTTTCTTTCTCTTGCGAAATGCATATCATTGTTCGTTAAGAATTTTTACATCAGTCCAATACGCCCAATTCTAA
- the LOC133702221 gene encoding DNA mismatch repair protein MSH4 isoform X2 — MEDDTGVKSSIVIGLIENRAKEVGMAGFDLRSASLHLSQYSETSSSCQNTKSLLQFYDPVVVVVPPNKYAPDGMVGISELVLMACGCFDDTKGAVLVKNLAAKEPSAHGLDAYYKQYYLCLSTAAATIKWTEAEKGVIVTNHPLLALCCYPIFVPRSARYMYKSSDER, encoded by the exons ATGGAAGACGATACGGGAGTGAAATCGAGCATTGTGATCGGCCTCATAGAGAACAGAGCCAAAGAG GTTGGAATGGCTGGTTTTGATTTACGGTCAGCCTCACTGCATCTTTCTCAGTATAGTGAAACTAGCAGCTCGTGTCAGAATACAAAATCTTTGCTCCAATTTTATGATCCTGTGGTCGTCGTTGTTCCTCCTAATAAATATGCACCTGATGGTATGGTCGGAATTTCAGAGCTG GTTCTAATGGCCTGTGGTTGCTTTGATGACACCAAG GGTGCTGTACTGGTTAAAAATCTAGCCGCCAAAGAGCCTTCAGCTCATGGTTTGGATGCTTACTACAAGCAATATTATCTCTGCTTATCTACTGCTGCAGCTACAATCAAGTG GACAGAAGCAGAGAAAGGAGTCATCGTCACCAACCACCCATTGTTG GCACTGTGTTGCTATCCAATCTTTGTACCCAGGAGTGCACGATATATGTACAAAAGCTCGGATGAGCGCTAA
- the LOC133702221 gene encoding DNA mismatch repair protein MSH4 isoform X3 produces MEDDTGVKSSIVIGLIENRAKEVGMAGFDLRSASLHLSQYSETSSSCQNTKSLLQFYDPVVVVVPPNKYAPDGMVGISELVLMACGCFDDTKGAVLVKNLAAKEPSAHGLDAYYKQYYLCLSTAAATIKWTEAEKGVIVTNHPLLVK; encoded by the exons ATGGAAGACGATACGGGAGTGAAATCGAGCATTGTGATCGGCCTCATAGAGAACAGAGCCAAAGAG GTTGGAATGGCTGGTTTTGATTTACGGTCAGCCTCACTGCATCTTTCTCAGTATAGTGAAACTAGCAGCTCGTGTCAGAATACAAAATCTTTGCTCCAATTTTATGATCCTGTGGTCGTCGTTGTTCCTCCTAATAAATATGCACCTGATGGTATGGTCGGAATTTCAGAGCTG GTTCTAATGGCCTGTGGTTGCTTTGATGACACCAAG GGTGCTGTACTGGTTAAAAATCTAGCCGCCAAAGAGCCTTCAGCTCATGGTTTGGATGCTTACTACAAGCAATATTATCTCTGCTTATCTACTGCTGCAGCTACAATCAAGTG GACAGAAGCAGAGAAAGGAGTCATCGTCACCAACCACCCATTGTTG gTCAAATAA
- the LOC133702221 gene encoding DNA mismatch repair protein MSH4 isoform X4 → MEDDTGVKSSIVIGLIENRAKEVGMAGFDLRSASLHLSQYSETSSSCQNTKSLLQFYDPVVVVVPPNKYAPDGMVGISELVLMACGCFDDTKGAVLVKNLAAKEPSAHGLDAYYKQYYLCLSTAAATIKCYSIFHIIHPLFCF, encoded by the exons ATGGAAGACGATACGGGAGTGAAATCGAGCATTGTGATCGGCCTCATAGAGAACAGAGCCAAAGAG GTTGGAATGGCTGGTTTTGATTTACGGTCAGCCTCACTGCATCTTTCTCAGTATAGTGAAACTAGCAGCTCGTGTCAGAATACAAAATCTTTGCTCCAATTTTATGATCCTGTGGTCGTCGTTGTTCCTCCTAATAAATATGCACCTGATGGTATGGTCGGAATTTCAGAGCTG GTTCTAATGGCCTGTGGTTGCTTTGATGACACCAAG GGTGCTGTACTGGTTAAAAATCTAGCCGCCAAAGAGCCTTCAGCTCATGGTTTGGATGCTTACTACAAGCAATATTATCTCTGCTTATCTACTGCTGCAGCTACAATCAAGTG TTAcagtatttttcatattattcatCCATTATTCTGCTTCTAA
- the LOC133702219 gene encoding large ribosomal subunit protein eL15-like isoform X1, whose protein sequence is MGAYKYVSELWRKKQSDVMRFLQRVRCWEYRQHPSIVRVTHPTRPDKARRLGYKAKQGYVVYRVRVRRGGRKRPVPKGIVYGKPTNQGVTQLKFQRSKRSVAEERAGRKLGGLRVLNSYWINEDSTYKYFEVILVDVAHNAIRNDPRINWLCNPVHKHRELRGLTSAGKKYRGLRGRGHLHHKARPSRRANWKRNNTLSLRRYH, encoded by the exons ATgg GGGCTTACAAGTACGTTTCTGAGCTATGGAGGAAGAAACAATCAGATGTGATGAGGTTTTTGCAAAGGGTTAGGTGTTGGGAGTACCGCCAGCATCCTTCAATTGTTCGTGTCACGCACCCCACACGCCCTGACAAGGCTCGCCGCTTGGGCTATAAGGCCAAGCAG ggATATGTTGTTTATCGTGTACGTGTTAGGCGAGGTGGTAGGAAGAGGCCTGTTCCCAAGGGTATCGTATATGGTAAGCCCACAAACCAGGGTGTTACTCAACTCAAGTTTCAACGTAGCAAGAGGTCTGTGGCAGAGGAGCGTGCTGGCAGGAAATTGGGGGGCCTCAGGGTTCTCAATTCATACTGGATTAATGAG GACTCAACTTACAAGTACTTTGAGGTAATCTTGGTTGATGTTGCCCACAATGCAATCCGGAATGACCCAAGAATCAACTGGCTCTGCAACCCTGTGCACAAGCATAGGGAGCTCCGTGGCCTTACCTCCGCTGGGAAGAAATACAGGGGTCTACGTGGCAGGGGACACTTGCACCACAAAGCTCGACCTTCTCGGCGGGCAAACTGGAAGAGAAACAATACCCTCTCCCTTCGTCGATACCATTGA
- the LOC133702219 gene encoding large ribosomal subunit protein eL15-like isoform X2 translates to MRFLQRVRCWEYRQHPSIVRVTHPTRPDKARRLGYKAKQGYVVYRVRVRRGGRKRPVPKGIVYGKPTNQGVTQLKFQRSKRSVAEERAGRKLGGLRVLNSYWINEDSTYKYFEVILVDVAHNAIRNDPRINWLCNPVHKHRELRGLTSAGKKYRGLRGRGHLHHKARPSRRANWKRNNTLSLRRYH, encoded by the exons ATGAGGTTTTTGCAAAGGGTTAGGTGTTGGGAGTACCGCCAGCATCCTTCAATTGTTCGTGTCACGCACCCCACACGCCCTGACAAGGCTCGCCGCTTGGGCTATAAGGCCAAGCAG ggATATGTTGTTTATCGTGTACGTGTTAGGCGAGGTGGTAGGAAGAGGCCTGTTCCCAAGGGTATCGTATATGGTAAGCCCACAAACCAGGGTGTTACTCAACTCAAGTTTCAACGTAGCAAGAGGTCTGTGGCAGAGGAGCGTGCTGGCAGGAAATTGGGGGGCCTCAGGGTTCTCAATTCATACTGGATTAATGAG GACTCAACTTACAAGTACTTTGAGGTAATCTTGGTTGATGTTGCCCACAATGCAATCCGGAATGACCCAAGAATCAACTGGCTCTGCAACCCTGTGCACAAGCATAGGGAGCTCCGTGGCCTTACCTCCGCTGGGAAGAAATACAGGGGTCTACGTGGCAGGGGACACTTGCACCACAAAGCTCGACCTTCTCGGCGGGCAAACTGGAAGAGAAACAATACCCTCTCCCTTCGTCGATACCATTGA
- the LOC133702218 gene encoding E3 ubiquitin ligase PARAQUAT TOLERANCE 3 isoform X1: MAVYYKFKSARDYDSIPMDGPFISVGTLKEKIFESKHLGRGTDFDLVVTNAQTNEEYLDEAMLIPKNTSVLIRRVPGRPRLPIVTEQEPKLETKLEDTLPEKGSCMGGDSSSMRYTEDNEWDEFGNDLYSIPDVLPVQSSNPPPDVAPTNKADEDDRIKALIDTPALDWQRQGADGFGAGRGFGRGVAGRMGGRGFGRLGLERKTPPQGYVCHRCKIPGHFIQHCPTNGDPNYDIKRVKPPTGIPKSMLMATPDGSYALPSGAVAVLKPNEAAFEREIEGLPSTRPVGDLPPELHCPLCKEVMKDAVLTSKCCFTSFCDKCIRDYIISKSKCVCGVSNVLADDLLPNKTLRDTINRILESGNSSAENVGSAFQVQDMESARCPPPKIPSPTQSAASKGEHKPSPVNEESPILNKEVAEEEKPLIASQQVPEKVRTAKAVDVSEATHESISVKEPASQGSAPLAEEEVQQKLAPGEAGKKKKKKKVRMPPNDLWKASQDLAAESFMMPMGPSAFNPYWSGMQTGMEGYMAPYPGPMPFMGYGLSPLDMPFGGVMPPDPFGAQSYMMPAVPPQRDLAEFGMNMNLRPPLMSREEFEARKADVRRRRENERQAEREFSRDWDPGREVSGGGDVSSMKSKSIPQSSASSDPHHHRRRSERLSPERSAREIDPLPPRPSKRKSDRHEHGDRDADDFDYHERDRSDRDHHHHHRHRSESSSKAVSETTTKPPSTTVTDRKQKVSVFSRISFPAEGEPTSKKRKVSSSSEAAPAATGGGGPLSSTHHKSSSPVNNGYYDDYKSSSVKTRKSSSSVAATAMDYESSDDDRHFKRKPSRYEPSPPPPAEWEEDVKHSRRDKDRKHR; encoded by the exons atggctgTGTATTACAAATTTAAGAGTGCCAGAGATTATGATTCAATCCCAATGGACGGTCCATTTATATCCGTTGGtactttgaaagaaaaaatatttgaatcaaAGCATTTGGGAAGGGGTACAGATTTCGACCTTGTTGTCACTAATGCCCAAACCAATGAAG AGTATCTTGATGAAGCAATGTTAATTCCCAAAAATACCTCTGTATTAATACGCCGAGTTCCAGGGAGGCCTCGTCTGCCCATTGTTACAGAGCAAGA GCCAAAGTTGGAAACTAAGTTGGAGGACACCCTTCCAGAGAAGGGTAGTTGTATGGGTGGTGATTCATCTTCCATGAGATAT ACTGAAGACAATGAATGGGATGAATTTGGAAACGATTTGTATTCCATCCCTGATGTACTGCCTGTTCAATCTAGTAATCCACCTCCTGATGTGGCCCCTACAAACAAGGCTGATGAGGACGACAGAATTAAGGCATTGATTGATACCCCAGCATTGGACTGGCAGCG TCAGGGTGCTGATGGCTTTGGTGCTGGTAGAGGTTTTGGTAGGGGTGTGGCTGGAAGAATGGGCGGGCGTGGTTTTG gTCGATTAGGCTTGGAGCGGAAAACACCTCCACAAGGCTATGTATGCCACAGATGCAAGATTCCTG GGCATTTTATTCAACACTGCCCTACAAATGGTGACCCTAATTACGATATTAAAAGAGTAAAGCCACCTACTGGTATTCCAAAGTCAATGCTGATGGCTACCCCAGATGGCTCATATGCTTTACCTAGTGGTGCAGTTGCTGTTTTGAAGCCAAATGA GGCTGCTTTTGAGAGAGAAATTGAAGGCCTACCTTCCACACGGCCTGTTGGTGATCTTCCACCTGAACTTCACTGCCCACTGTGCAAGGAAGTTATGAAAGATGCAGTCTTAACAAGCAAATGTTGTTTCACGAGCTTCTGTGACAAGT GTATAAGAGATTACATTATCTCAAAGTCAAAGTGTGTATGTGGGGTATCAAATGTCCTTGCAGATGATCTTCTTCCTAACAAGACTCTCAGGGATACAATCAATCGTATTTTGGAGTCTGGTAACAGTAGTGCTGAAAATGTAGGAAGCGCCTTTCAAGTTCAAG ATATGGAATCTGCACGCTGTCCACCTCCAAAGATTCCATCACCCACACAGTCTGCTGCATCTAAGGGAGAACATAAGCCGTCTCCTGTTAATGAAGAATCTCCAATTTTAAACAAGGAAGTAGCTGAGGAGGAGAAGCCTCTTATTGCTTCTCAGCAAGTCCCTGAGAAAGTGAGGACTGCTAAAGCTGTGGATGTATCTGAGGCTACACATGAGTCAATAAGTGTGAAGGAGCCAGCATCACAAGGAAGTGCTCCACTGGCTGAGGAAGAAGTTCAGCAGAAGCTGGCTCCTGGTGAGGCAG ggaagaaaaagaaaaagaagaaagttcGCATGCCTCCGAATG ATTTGTGGAAAGCTTCTCAGGATCTTGCAGCTGAGAGCTTTATGATGCCTATGGGTCCCTCTGCCTTTAATCCATATTGGAGTGGCATGCAGACTGGAATGGAAGGATACATGGCTCCTTATCCAGGTCCAATGCCCTTTATGGGTTATGGATTAAGCCCTTTGGATATGCCATTTGGGGGAGTTATGCCTCCAGATCCTTTTGGTGCCCAGAGTTATATGATGCCTGCTGTTCCACCTCAGAG GGATCTTGCTGAATTTGGAATGAACATGAATCTCAGACCTCCTCTAATGAGCAGGGAGGAATTTGAGGCTCGCAAAGCTGATGTCAGGAGGCGTCGTGAAAATGAGAGGCAAGCTGAAAG GGAGTTTTCCAGAGATTGGGATCCGGGTAGGGAAGTGAGCGGCGGCGGCGATGTTTCTTCAATGAAATCT AAGTCAATACCACAATCCAGTGCCAGCAGCGATCCCCATCATCATCGTCGAAGGTCTGAGAGATTATCACCGGAACGTTCAGCCCGTGAGATTGACCCATTACCACCACGCCCTTCTAAAAGAAAGTCTGACCGCCATGAACACGGTGATAGAGATGCCGATGATTTTGATTACCATGAGCGTGACCGTAGTGACCGtgatcaccaccaccaccaccgccacCGTTCAGAATCCTCATCCAAAGCTGTATCTGAGACTACCACTAAACCCCCTTCTACAACAGTAACAGACCGAAAGCAAAAAGTTAGCGTGTTCTCTCGCATTAGCTTTCCAGCAGAAGGAGAACCCACCAGTAAGAAGCGCAAGGTATCATCCTCTAGTGAAGCAGCACCAGCAGCTACTGGTGGTGGCGGCCCTTTATCTTCTACACATCACAAGTCATCGTCACCAGTTAATAATGGCTATTATGATGACTACAAGTCATCTTCTGTGAAGACCAGAAAGAGCAGTAGCAGTGTTGCTGCCACGGCCATGGACTACGAGTCCAGTGATGATGACAGGCACTTCAAGAGGAAACCCTCTAGGTATGAGCCATCACCTCCTCCTCCAGCAGAGTGGGAGGAGGATGTTAAGCATTCAAGAAGAGATAAGGACCGGAAGCATAGATAA
- the LOC133702218 gene encoding E3 ubiquitin ligase PARAQUAT TOLERANCE 3 isoform X2, which produces MAVYYKFKSARDYDSIPMDGPFISVGTLKEKIFESKHLGRGTDFDLVVTNAQTNEEYLDEAMLIPKNTSVLIRRVPGRPRLPIVTEQEPKLETKLEDTLPEKGSCMGGDSSSMRYTEDNEWDEFGNDLYSIPDVLPVQSSNPPPDVAPTNKADEDDRIKALIDTPALDWQRQGADGFGAGRGFGRGVAGRMGGRGFGLERKTPPQGYVCHRCKIPGHFIQHCPTNGDPNYDIKRVKPPTGIPKSMLMATPDGSYALPSGAVAVLKPNEAAFEREIEGLPSTRPVGDLPPELHCPLCKEVMKDAVLTSKCCFTSFCDKCIRDYIISKSKCVCGVSNVLADDLLPNKTLRDTINRILESGNSSAENVGSAFQVQDMESARCPPPKIPSPTQSAASKGEHKPSPVNEESPILNKEVAEEEKPLIASQQVPEKVRTAKAVDVSEATHESISVKEPASQGSAPLAEEEVQQKLAPGEAGKKKKKKKVRMPPNDLWKASQDLAAESFMMPMGPSAFNPYWSGMQTGMEGYMAPYPGPMPFMGYGLSPLDMPFGGVMPPDPFGAQSYMMPAVPPQRDLAEFGMNMNLRPPLMSREEFEARKADVRRRRENERQAEREFSRDWDPGREVSGGGDVSSMKSKSIPQSSASSDPHHHRRRSERLSPERSAREIDPLPPRPSKRKSDRHEHGDRDADDFDYHERDRSDRDHHHHHRHRSESSSKAVSETTTKPPSTTVTDRKQKVSVFSRISFPAEGEPTSKKRKVSSSSEAAPAATGGGGPLSSTHHKSSSPVNNGYYDDYKSSSVKTRKSSSSVAATAMDYESSDDDRHFKRKPSRYEPSPPPPAEWEEDVKHSRRDKDRKHR; this is translated from the exons atggctgTGTATTACAAATTTAAGAGTGCCAGAGATTATGATTCAATCCCAATGGACGGTCCATTTATATCCGTTGGtactttgaaagaaaaaatatttgaatcaaAGCATTTGGGAAGGGGTACAGATTTCGACCTTGTTGTCACTAATGCCCAAACCAATGAAG AGTATCTTGATGAAGCAATGTTAATTCCCAAAAATACCTCTGTATTAATACGCCGAGTTCCAGGGAGGCCTCGTCTGCCCATTGTTACAGAGCAAGA GCCAAAGTTGGAAACTAAGTTGGAGGACACCCTTCCAGAGAAGGGTAGTTGTATGGGTGGTGATTCATCTTCCATGAGATAT ACTGAAGACAATGAATGGGATGAATTTGGAAACGATTTGTATTCCATCCCTGATGTACTGCCTGTTCAATCTAGTAATCCACCTCCTGATGTGGCCCCTACAAACAAGGCTGATGAGGACGACAGAATTAAGGCATTGATTGATACCCCAGCATTGGACTGGCAGCG TCAGGGTGCTGATGGCTTTGGTGCTGGTAGAGGTTTTGGTAGGGGTGTGGCTGGAAGAATGGGCGGGCGTGGTTTTG GCTTGGAGCGGAAAACACCTCCACAAGGCTATGTATGCCACAGATGCAAGATTCCTG GGCATTTTATTCAACACTGCCCTACAAATGGTGACCCTAATTACGATATTAAAAGAGTAAAGCCACCTACTGGTATTCCAAAGTCAATGCTGATGGCTACCCCAGATGGCTCATATGCTTTACCTAGTGGTGCAGTTGCTGTTTTGAAGCCAAATGA GGCTGCTTTTGAGAGAGAAATTGAAGGCCTACCTTCCACACGGCCTGTTGGTGATCTTCCACCTGAACTTCACTGCCCACTGTGCAAGGAAGTTATGAAAGATGCAGTCTTAACAAGCAAATGTTGTTTCACGAGCTTCTGTGACAAGT GTATAAGAGATTACATTATCTCAAAGTCAAAGTGTGTATGTGGGGTATCAAATGTCCTTGCAGATGATCTTCTTCCTAACAAGACTCTCAGGGATACAATCAATCGTATTTTGGAGTCTGGTAACAGTAGTGCTGAAAATGTAGGAAGCGCCTTTCAAGTTCAAG ATATGGAATCTGCACGCTGTCCACCTCCAAAGATTCCATCACCCACACAGTCTGCTGCATCTAAGGGAGAACATAAGCCGTCTCCTGTTAATGAAGAATCTCCAATTTTAAACAAGGAAGTAGCTGAGGAGGAGAAGCCTCTTATTGCTTCTCAGCAAGTCCCTGAGAAAGTGAGGACTGCTAAAGCTGTGGATGTATCTGAGGCTACACATGAGTCAATAAGTGTGAAGGAGCCAGCATCACAAGGAAGTGCTCCACTGGCTGAGGAAGAAGTTCAGCAGAAGCTGGCTCCTGGTGAGGCAG ggaagaaaaagaaaaagaagaaagttcGCATGCCTCCGAATG ATTTGTGGAAAGCTTCTCAGGATCTTGCAGCTGAGAGCTTTATGATGCCTATGGGTCCCTCTGCCTTTAATCCATATTGGAGTGGCATGCAGACTGGAATGGAAGGATACATGGCTCCTTATCCAGGTCCAATGCCCTTTATGGGTTATGGATTAAGCCCTTTGGATATGCCATTTGGGGGAGTTATGCCTCCAGATCCTTTTGGTGCCCAGAGTTATATGATGCCTGCTGTTCCACCTCAGAG GGATCTTGCTGAATTTGGAATGAACATGAATCTCAGACCTCCTCTAATGAGCAGGGAGGAATTTGAGGCTCGCAAAGCTGATGTCAGGAGGCGTCGTGAAAATGAGAGGCAAGCTGAAAG GGAGTTTTCCAGAGATTGGGATCCGGGTAGGGAAGTGAGCGGCGGCGGCGATGTTTCTTCAATGAAATCT AAGTCAATACCACAATCCAGTGCCAGCAGCGATCCCCATCATCATCGTCGAAGGTCTGAGAGATTATCACCGGAACGTTCAGCCCGTGAGATTGACCCATTACCACCACGCCCTTCTAAAAGAAAGTCTGACCGCCATGAACACGGTGATAGAGATGCCGATGATTTTGATTACCATGAGCGTGACCGTAGTGACCGtgatcaccaccaccaccaccgccacCGTTCAGAATCCTCATCCAAAGCTGTATCTGAGACTACCACTAAACCCCCTTCTACAACAGTAACAGACCGAAAGCAAAAAGTTAGCGTGTTCTCTCGCATTAGCTTTCCAGCAGAAGGAGAACCCACCAGTAAGAAGCGCAAGGTATCATCCTCTAGTGAAGCAGCACCAGCAGCTACTGGTGGTGGCGGCCCTTTATCTTCTACACATCACAAGTCATCGTCACCAGTTAATAATGGCTATTATGATGACTACAAGTCATCTTCTGTGAAGACCAGAAAGAGCAGTAGCAGTGTTGCTGCCACGGCCATGGACTACGAGTCCAGTGATGATGACAGGCACTTCAAGAGGAAACCCTCTAGGTATGAGCCATCACCTCCTCCTCCAGCAGAGTGGGAGGAGGATGTTAAGCATTCAAGAAGAGATAAGGACCGGAAGCATAGATAA